Proteins from one Gasterosteus aculeatus chromosome 11, fGasAcu3.hap1.1, whole genome shotgun sequence genomic window:
- the cacna1aa gene encoding voltage-dependent P/Q-type calcium channel subunit alpha-1A isoform X5 has product MARFENEVQSRYGGGPGPGGPGGRGGSRQGGPHGHGHGHGPPGGPGTQRMYKQSMAQRARTMALYNPIPVRQNCFTVNRSLFIFSEDNFVRKYAKKITEWPPFEWMILATIIANCIVLALEQHLPDGDKTPLSERLDDTEPYFIGIFCFESGIKILALGFAFHKNSYLRNGWNVMDFVVVLTGILSTVGSDFDLRTLRAVRVLRPLKLVSGIPSLQVVLKSIMKAMIPLLQIGLLLFFAILMFAIIGLEFYMGKFHTTCFDNHTGEIREEFPCGTEPPSRLCPEGTMCRQYWLGPNYGITQFDNILFAILTVFQCITMEGWTDLLYYSNDASGSAWNWMYFIPLIIIGSFFMLNLVLGVLSGEFAKERERVENRSEFMKLRRQQQIERELNGYLEWICKAEEVILADDDNENEYDGSRRRATKNHKSKAELLNPEEGEGDLAVGSPFARASLKSSKLEGSDFKRRERRLRFLIRHVVKSQPFYWTVLCLVGLNTLCVAVVHYDQPDPLSDFLYFAELIFLGIFLTEMMVKMYGLGKQAYLTSSFNCFDCIVICGSIFEVLWSIIQPGTSFGISVLRALRLLRIFKVTKYWASLRNLVVSLLNSMKSIISLLFLLFLFIVVFALLGMQLFGGQFNFETGTPSTNFDTFPAAIMTVFQILTGEDWNVVMYDGIKSQGGVNKGMAFSVFFIVLTLFGNYTLLNVFLAIAVDNLANAQELTKDEQEEEEAASQKIALQKAKEVAEVSPLSAANLSIAANKVHSECHNATDPFLDCKEQQKNNKGINKSVWEQRTKELRRQTIVSSREALYNELDPDERWKARTGREEQNNVNHSRNTRPDMKTHLDRPLVVDPLENRNNNTNKTTANNSDLCFSQHHPADELHRQTRLHEQSGGPVGGGGGGGSAAVRPPLDRGESTESRRSRKGEHHHHGSHVRLDATVIPGPGSEERPSRRHHHTRSGSRGGGQSEHRKPRSHRKGAEDGVDGEGRAGKTGRHRNKGVDGGGEGGEQEGAGDGSERRPRRNRHGNQADGEGKRMCQHRRKECSVPNLSTTRPIQKSLSRQDSQYSEDMDNLMNTKLVSGSTPPGDGHPNPVANRIVAPGFGSALHLANSSAHGSLVTLDSYGSIAHHRTNSVLRLPHPDYTALDMPIFPSTNAILQVNKNANTEPLPAKEDKDDDDDEKGGEGGRKPMPPFSSMFILSTTNPFRRACHYICTLRYFEMCILLVIAMSSIALAAEDPVWPESPRNNVLRYFDYVFTGVFTFEMLIKMVDLGLVLHQGSYFRDLWNILDFIVVSGALVAFAFTGSSKGKDISTIKSLRVLRVLRPLKTIKRLPKLKAVFDCVVNSLKNVLNILIVYLLFMFIFAVVAVQLFKGRFFYCTDESKELERDCRGEYLVFERDNEVKAQKREWKKYDFHYDNVAWALLTLFTVSTGEGWPQVLKHSVDATYENQGPSPGYRMEMSIFYVVYFVVFPFFFVNIFVALIIITFQEQGDKMMEDYSLEKNERACIDFAINARPLTRHMPQNKLSFQYRMWEFVVSPPFEYTIMAMIALNTIVLMMKYDGASETYEAVLANLNIVFTSLFSMECVLKIIAFGVLNYFKDAWNIFDCVTVLGSITDILVTELGNNFINLSFLRLFRAARLIKLLRQGETIRILLWTFVQSFKALPYVCLLIAMLFFIYAIIGMQLFGNIAIEEDGESAINQHNNFRTFVMALMLLFRSATGESWHEIMLSCLGSKGCDPLSGNNEPECGSQFAYLYFVSFIFFCSFLMLNLFVAVIMDNFEYLTRDSSILGPHHLDEYVRIWAEYDPAACGRIHYKDMYSLLRVIDPPLGLGKKCPHRVACKRLLRMDLPVADDNSVHFNSTLMALIRTALDIKIAKGAEGGIDKHQMDAELRKEMMAIWPNLSQKTLDLLVTPHKSTDLTVGKIYAAMMIMEYYRQSKIKRSQALRDEQRVEPPSPTQDGGPGLNNALPPPETTETVNSLPVEGGVPESQSWVTARAQEMSQKAGSWTPEGHPEDGLGRMSNSQTVEMREMGQDGYSDTEHFPPMEGHGRAASMPRLPGNNQQRRKGRQRGSNLSTINDSSSMKRSASSLGHSRCGRGQRDRGGADDYSMECVPEEGRTSRHGHRRKDRGHRASERSLCRYTEGDTGLGTDLSTTTQSGDLTSKDKDRDRDRGRSKDRKHHHHHHHHHGSVDKERYVAERGADYGHRNSRDREHERDHDREHDREHDRDHDRDHDRDHDRDHDRDHERDHERDHERDHDRERERDRRWSRSPSEGRECMTHRQGSSSVSGSPVPSTSGTSTPRRGRRQLPQTPATPRPHVTYSPVVRKAMPAPPGGAQGRPPAPAPRRFSPEPPQGQGPPPAGPPMAHHGASRQGHHPPARWGDSGGGGGSIEGDGCFYDQDYQDYEPHHEPPAYEQNPSQGGNPHPHSLANHPLPPPPQPQPHNPHPLPPPQPHPVNNPHPHPHPHPHPHPQPHPQPSRVSARTAGQAPPPTTALTGPGPGQMQPAAQRRLPNGYRSSSPSTHPHGPPHTGPHKVPPPAGHPRGPRKGLHEPYSETEDDDWC; this is encoded by the exons CTCCATTTGAGTGGATGATTCTCGCCACCATCATTGCCAACTGCATCGTCTTGGCTCTGGAACAACATTTGCCTGATGGGGACAAGACGCCGCTGTCTGAGCGCCTG gaTGACACAGAGCCGTACTTCATCGGGATCTTCTGTTTTGAGTCAGGAATAAAGATTCTGGCACTAGGTTTCGCCTTCCACAAGAACTCCTACCTGAGGAATGGATGGAACGTCATGGACTTCGTGGTGGTGCTCACAGG GATCCTGTCCACCGTGGGATCAGATTTCGACTTGCGGACCCTCAGGGCTGTGCGAGTGTTGAGGCCCCTCAAACTGGTGTCCGGCATTCCCA gcTTACAGGTGGTGCTGAAATCCATCATGAAGGCCATGATTCCTCTGCTGCAAATCGGcctgcttcttttctttgccaTCCTCATGTTTGCCATCATCGGCCTGGAGTTCTACATGGGGAAATTCCACACCACCTGCTTTGACAATCACACAG GGGAGATCCGAGAAGAGTTCCCATGCGGGACCGAGCCCCCGTCGCGGCTGTGTCCGGAGGGCACGATGTGTAGACAGTACTGGCTGGGACCCAACTACGGCATCACACAGTTTGACAACATCCTGTTTGCCATCCTCACCGTCTTCCAGTGTATCACCATGGAGGGCTGGACTGACCTGCTCTACTAC AGCAACGACGCCTCAGGGAGTGCATGGAACTGGATGTACTTCATCCCTCTCATCATCATTGGCTCCTTCTTCATGCTCAACCTGGTGCTGGGTGTACTGTCagg GGAGTTTGCCAAAGAGAGGGAGCGTGTGGAGAACAGAAGTGAGTTCATGAAGCTCAGAAGACAGCAGCAGATCGAGAGGGAACTCAACGGTTATCTGGAGTGGATCTGCAAAGCTG AAGAGGTCATCTTGGCGGATGATGACAATGAAAACGAATACGATG GCTCCCGTAGAAGAGCCACAAAGAACCATAAGAGCAAAGCTGAGCTACTGAACccggaggaaggagagggagacctGGCAGTCG GGTCACCCTTTGCCCGCGCCAGCTTGAAAAGCTCCAAGCTGGAGGGATCAGATTTCAAGCGGCGGGAGCGGCGGCTACGCTTCCTTATCCGCCACGTGGTTAAGTCCCAGCCCTTCTACTGGACCGTGCTGTGCTTGGTGGGCCTGAACACTCTGTGTGTGGCTGTAGTGCACTACGACCAGCCAGATCCACTGTCAGATTTTCTAT ATTTTGCTGAATTAATCTTCCTGGGGATATTTTTGAcggagatgatggtgaagatGTACGGCCTGGGGAAACAGGCCtacctcacctcctccttcaaCTGCTTCGACTGCATT GTGATATGTGGTAGTATTTTTGAAGTGCTGTGGTCCATCATCCAGCCGGGCACGTCGTTCGGCATCAGTGTCCTACGAGCTCTCAGGTTATTGAGGATTTTCAAAGTCACAAA GTACTGGGCGTCTTTGCGTAACCTCGTCGTCTCTCTGCTCAACTCCATGAAGTCCATCATCAGCTTGCTgttcctgctcttcctcttcatagTTGTCTTTGCTCTCCTGGGCATGCAGCTCTTCGGAGGACA GTTTAATTTTGAAACTGGCACTCCTTCAACCAACTTCGATACTTTCCCCGCAGCAATAATGACAGTGTTCCAG atccTGACTGGCGAGGACTGGAACGTGGTGATGTACGATGGCATCAAGTCTCAGGGCGGAGTCAACAAGGGAATGGCCTTCAGTGTCTTCTTCATTGTCCTCACACTTTTTGGCAACT ACACTCTGCTGAATGTGTTCTTGGCCATCGCTGTGGATAATTTAGCCAACGCACAGGAACTGACCAAG GAtgaacaggaggaagaggaggctgccAGTCAGAAGATCGCCCTGCAGAAAGCCAAGGAGGTGGCCGAAGTCAGCCCGCTGTCTGCCGCCAACCTTTCCATTGCTGC CAACAAAGTGCACAGTGAGTGTCACAACGCTACCGACCCCTTTCTGGActg CAAGGagcagcagaaaaacaacaagggGATCAACAAGTCAGTGTGGGAACAACGCACCAAGGAGCTGAGGAGGCAGACGATAGTGTCTAGCCGCGAGGCCCTCTATAACGAGCTGGACCCCGACGAGCGTTGGAAGGCAAggacggggagggaggagcAAAACAAT GTGAACCACTCTCGTAACACGCGTCCAGACATGAAGACCCACCTCGATCGACCTCTGGTGGTTGACCCTCTTGAGAAccgcaacaacaacaccaacaagaCCACCGCAAACAATTCCGACCTGTGCTTCAGCCAGCACCATCCTGCCGATGAGCTCCACAGGCAAACCCGCCTACACGAACAGAGCGGCGGCCCAGTAGGAGGTGGTGGCGGGGGAGGCTCGGCCGCGGTCAGGCCTCCCTTGGATCGGGGCGAATCCACCGAGAGTAGGCGGAGCCGTAAAGGCGAGCACCACCACCACGGCTCCCACGTCCGATTGGATGCCACGGTGATTCCCGGGCCGGGCTCGGAGGAGAGACCTTCCAGGCGGCATCACCACACCCGCAGTGGCAGTCGAGGGGGCGGGCAGTCTGAACACCGGAAGCCCAGGTCACATCGCAAAGGGGCCGAGGACGGTGTGGATGGCGAGGGACGAGCCGGGAAAACGGGGAGGCACAGGAACAAAGGCGTTGACGgaggcggggaaggaggagagcaggagggggcTGGGGATGGCAGTGAGAGGAGGCCAAGAAGGAATCGCCATGGAAACCAAGCTGACGGCGAGGGGAAAAGGATGTGCCAGCACAGAAGGAA GGAATGCAGTGTCCCTAACCTCTCTACCACACGGCCCATTCAAAAAAGCCTCTCCAGGCAGGACAGCCAGTACAGTGAGGATATGGACAACCTCATGAATACCAAACTGGTCTCTGGCTCCACCCCACCCGGCGATGGCCACCCCAATCCAGTGGCGAACCGCATCGTGGCCCCGGGCTTCGGGTCTGCCCTCCATCTCGCTAACAGCAGCGCTCATGGCAGTTTGGTCACGTTGGATAGCTACGGGAGCATCGCCCATCACCGTACCAACAGCGTCCTCAGGCTGCCCCACCCTGACTACACGGCTTTAGACATGCCGATTTTTCCTTCCACCAACGCCATACTGCAGG TTAATAAGAACGCTAACACAGAGCCGCTGCCAGCAAAGGAGGATAaggacgacgatgatgatgagaagGGGGGCGAAGGCGGACGCAAGCCAATGCCTCCCTTCAGCTCCATGttcatcctctccaccaccAACCC GTTTCGGAGGGCGTGTCACTACATCTGCACCCTGCGATATTTTGAGATGTGTATCCTGCTGGTCATCGCCATGAGCAGTATCGCCCTGGCAGCTGAAGACCCTGTGTGGCCCGAATCCCCTCGCAACAAC GTTCTGCGTTATTTTGACTATGTCTTCACTGGAGTGTTCACGTTTGAGATGCTGATAAAG ATGGTGGATCTGGGGCTCGTCTTGCACCAGGGCTCTTACTTCCGGGACTTGTGGAACATCCTTGACTTTATAGTGGTTAGTGGTGCTCTGGTGGCCTTCGCCTTCAC GGGTAGCAGTAAAGGAAAAGACATCAGCACTATCAAGTCTCTGAGGGTACTGAGAGTGTTGCGACCTCTGAAGACCATTAAACGTCTTCCTAAACTCAAG GCTGTGTTTGACTGCGTGGTGAACTCTCTGAAGAATGTGCTCAACATCCTGATAGTCTACTTACTCTTCATGTTCATCTTTGCTGTGGTGGCTGTGCAGCTTTTCAAGGGACGCTTCTTTTACTGCACCGATGAATCCAAAGAATTGGAGCGCGATTGCAG AGGCGAATATCTGGTTTTTGAACGTGATAACGAAGTGAAGGCGCAGAAGCGGGAGTGGAAGAAGTACGATTTCCACTACGACAACGTGGCTTGGgccctcctcaccctcttcaCCGTTTCGACCGGAGAGGGGTGGCCGCA GGTACTGAAGCATTCAGTGGATGCGACTTATGAGAACCAGGGCCCGAGCCCGGGGTACCGGATGGAAATGTCCATCTTTTACGTGGTGTACTTCGTGgtcttccccttcttcttcgTCAACATCTTCGTggctctcatcatcatcaccttccAAGAGCAAGGAGACAAGATGATGGAGGACTACAGCCTAGAAAAGAACGAG AGAGCCTGTATAGACTTTGCCATTAACGCCAGACCTCTGACCCGCCACATGCCTCAGAACAAGCTGAGCTTTCAATACCGAATGTGGGAGTTTGTGGTTTCGCCGCCATTTGAGTATACTATCATGGCGATGATCGCGCTCAACACGATCGTGCTGATGATGAAG tacGACGGAGCTTCTGAAACCTATGAAGCTGTTTTAGCCAACCTGAACATCGTGTTTACCTCCCTCTTCTCCATGGAGTGTGTACTCAAGATCATTGCCTTTGGAGTGCTG AATTATTTCAAAGATGCCTGGAATATTTTTGACTGTGTGACAGTTCTGGGCAGTATTACTGACATCCTGGTCACAGAGCTCGGG AATAATTTCATCAACCTAAGTTTCCTGAGGCTGTTCAGGGCAGCTCGTCTCATCAAGCTGCTGAGGCAGGGAGAAACCATCCGTATCTTGCTCTGGACCTTCGTACAGTCCTTCAAG GCGCTGCCTTATGTCTGCCTCCTCATCGCCATGCTGTTCTTCATTTACGCCATCATTGGCATGCAG CTGTTTGGGAATATCGCTAttgaagaagatggagagagcgcCATCAACCAGCACAACAACTTCAGGACCTTCGTAATGGCTCTCATGCTGCTCTTCag GAGTGCAACGGGAGAGTCGTGGCACGAGATAATGCTTTCGTGTCTGGGGAGCAAAGGGTGTGACCCTCTGTCGGGGAATAACGAGCCAGAGTGTGGGAGCCAGTTTGCCTACCTCTACTTTGTCTCCTTTAtcttcttctgctcttttttG ATGCTGAACCTGTTTGTAGCCGTCATCATGGATAACTTTGAGTACCTAACCAGAGATTCTTCCATACTGGGACCTCACCACCTGGATGAGTATGTCAGGATATGGGCCGAGTATGATCCTGCTGCCTG CGGGCGCATTCATTATAAGGACATGTACAGTTTATTACGAGTTATCGACCCGCCTCTCGGCTTAGGCAAGAAATGCCCCCATAGGGTGGCCTGCAAG AGACTGCTTCGGATGGATCTGCCTGTGGCCGACGACAACTCGGTCCACTTCAACTCCACCCTCATGGCCTTGATCCGCACGGCACTGGACATCAAGATCGCCAAGGGCGCGGAAG GTGGCATTGACAAGCACCAGATGGACGCAGAGCTGAGGAAAGAGATGATGGCAATCTGGCCCAACCTCTCCCAGAAGACTCTGGATTTGCTGGTTACACCACACAAGT CCACAGACTTGACAGTGGGGAAAATCTACGCAGCTATGATGATCATGGAGTACTACCGCCAGAGCAAGATCAAGCGCTCGCAGGCCCTTCGTGATGAGCAG CGCGTGGAGCCTCCTTCCCCCACCCAGGATGGGGGCCCGGGACTTAACAACGCCCTCCCTCCGCCCGAGACCACCGAGACCGTCAACAGCCT gccggtggaggggggggtcccgGAGAGCCAATCATGGGTCACGGCTCGTGCTCAGGAGATGTCCCAGAAGGCTGGCAGCTGGACCCCCGAGGGACACCCTGAGGATGGCCTGGGACGCATGAGCAACTCTCAG ACGGTAGAGATGAGAGAGATGGGGCAAGATGGTTACTCGGATACTGAGCACTTTCCACCAATGGAAGGCCATGGCAGGGCCGCTTCCATGCCCCGCCTCCCAGGCAACAATCAA CAGCGGAGGAAAGGGAGACAACGTGGCAGTAACCTCAGT accATCAATGACAGCAGTTCCATGAAGCGCTCGGCCTCGTCGCTGGGCCACAGCAGGTGTGGGCGgggccagagagacagaggaggtgcAGACGACTACAGCATGGAGTGTGTACCCGAGGAGGGGAGGACTTCCAGACATGGACACCGCCGAAAAGACCGGGGCCATCGTGCATCTGAGAGGTCCCTCTGTCGCTACACGGAGGGTGACACAG GCCTGGGCACAGACCTGAGCACGACCACCCAGTCAGGGGACCTCACGTCCAAGGACAAGGATCGCGACCGAGACCGCGGCCGGTCCAAAGACCGaaagcaccaccaccaccatcaccaccaccacggcTCAGTGGACAAGGAGCGCTATGTAGCAGAGCGAGGGGCCGACTACGGACACAGGAACTCCCGCGACAGAGAGCACGAGAGGGACCACGACAGGGAGCACGACAGGGAGCACGACAGGGACCACGACAGGGACCACGACAGGGACCACGACAGAGACCACGACAGGGACCACGAGAGGGACCACGAGAGGGACCACGAGAGGGACCACGACAGGGAGAGGGAAAGGGACCGCCGCTGGTCAAGATCGCCCAGCGAGGGTCGCGAGTGCATGACGCACAGACAG GGCAGTAGTTCGGTCAGCGGAAGTCCCGTCCCCTCGACCTCGGGGACCAGTACGCCCCGACGAGGCCGTCGACAGTTGCCTCAGACCCCCGCAACACCTCGGCCGCACGTCACCTACTCCCCCGTGGTCCGCAAGGCCATGCCCGCACCGCCTGGGGGGGCGCAGGGGCGACCCCCGGCCCCGGCCCCCCGCCGCTTTTCTCCTGAGCCTCCCCAGGGACAGGGTCCTCCTCCAGCCGGCCCCCCGATGGCTCACCATGGCGCATCCCGCCAAGGTCACCACCCCCCGGCTCGCTGGGGAGActcaggtggaggaggcggctcCATAGAAGGGGATGGCTGCTTCTACGATCAGGACTACCAGGACTACGAGCCCCACCATGAACCACCTGCCTATGAGCAGAACCCCTCGCAGGGTGGCAACCCCCACCCGCATTCTCTAGCCAACCACCCGCTGCCGCCTCCTCCACAACCGCAGCCACATaacccccatcccctccctcccccccagccgCACCCTGTAaacaacccccacccccacccccaccctcaccctcaCCCTCATCCCCAGCCCCACCCTCAGCCCAGTCGCGTCTCAGCCAGGACTGCCGGCCAAGCACCGCCCCCCACCACCGCCCTGACGGGGCCAGGgccgggccagatgcagcctgCCGCCCAGCGCCGCTTGCCCAACGGCTACCGCTCTTCATCGCCATCCACACATCCCCATGGACCTCCGCACACGGGGCCTCACAAGGTGCCCCCTCCAGCCGGCCATCCTAGAGGTCCCCGCAAGGGCCTGCATGAACCGTACAGCGAGACGGAGGACGATGACTGGTGCTAG